DNA sequence from the Cercospora beticola chromosome 8, complete sequence genome:
TCTTGACGAACCGCGCTGCCACGCTCAAGAAGAACTTCGATCGTGTCAAGTTCGCTCAGCAGAACTACTACAACCCATCATCGAGCGCCTTGAAGGAGCTCAAATTCCCTCTTCTCGTTGGAAGTGCCGACCCATACTACACAGACGACATTGGAAATGTTTCGACATCTCGATGGAGATCAAACCCCAAGGAGGCGCACTTGGAACTCAAGCCTCGATACCCGCTGTTTGGCGGTTGGCAGTACAAGTTCCGTGTCGGCTGGAACAACCAGATCAAGAAGTTCTTGAGGACCTCTGGCGACCGATACGTGCTGAAGGTGCCCTTCCTTGAGGGACCAAAGCAACAGGAGGGCGTGGAGTATGAGCGTGTTGTGACGCGCGTCATTCTGCCCGAAGGTGCTACGTAAGTGCATACTCCTTCTGGCACAGTCATGTTGGTCACTGACAAATTTACAGCAACGTCCAATTCGAGACAAACGTCCCTCTCATTTCCAACACGACAGGCCTCCACAGGACATTTATGGACACGATCGGCCGCACAGAGCTCACGCTCACCGCAATCAACCTCGTTGACGAGTTCCGAGACCGCGATCTCCTAGTCTCGTACGACTATACGACTTCCGCAATGCTGCGCAAGCCATTGGTCATTTTTGCTGGCCTGGTTGCCACGTTTGTTGCGGTCTACGTTGTCGCCACTTTGGACGTCAGCATcgggaagaagcagaagtcgagCTAGATTGCAGCTGACATATAGACAAAATGTATCATTTTAGCGACATCACTGGTCTCAGGCCCACACAAACGATCCGCTCCGGCTGAGTGGAAATGCAGGAACGACGCCGGTGTGATATCATTTTGATGACCTGTGAGCTTCACAGGCAGCCTGGATGTGGTGTCTTGATCGATCGGTCGATCAGAACACCAACTGTATGCCATCAGCAAACGGTGGCATTGAATGCGCGGGGTTTGGGTGTCTGGATTTCCTGATCGCACTGACTAGAGCCCGCAGATCTGCATGCTGACATTTAGCAGACGCCCCTTTGCGACAACAGACATCGCAGGCGGTCAAACTGTTCTTTCGGAGCTGGAACGGCCAGTGAGCTCAGGCATTGGAGCATTGCTGCACGAGCCCGAAATTGCCGTTTCGGGTTCGTTTGCAAAGCCGCCATGGATGATCACTCTCAGAATTTCAGATCTCTGCGGTCCGCAAAAATACATCCACGATATCATAGGGCCGCAGGCAACCAGATTCTGCTCTGACAGGACGACACGATCAGGATTCGCGTTCGATTTTCTGCTGCACGTGGCGGAGATTGCAGATTGGAGTGGTTTGCTGTTGCGGAACTCCTTGCTGAGAAGGCGTCAATGCAGAGTCTCAGAATGTCAAACCCACATCGCGGCGGCTATCGCGAACTGCTTCTATTACATGCGGATACCTGCATGGGAGCGACATTGGTGTCCCTTTTTGGTCATAGGCAGCGATTCCAGTACTTCTGGAGGCACTGTTTGCATTACGggaaacagcagcagcggctaTCCATGAGACAGTACCAAGCGGTGGAAGTTCTGGCATCATCAATCGCCAATGGAGAGCCTTTCCGCAAGCCACACCTCAAAGTCAGGCCTCAAAGTCGTTTACAGGACCAACAGACTAACCTTACACATCCTGAAAAGCGAAATTGCTGgtcttgcttctgctgcggcaAGCAGCAGAATTGCCCAGCCTCGTTGCAGCTAGAGACACATGAGGTCACGCCGAGTACTCAGGAGTATGAGCCAGCTGTCTTTGCGGCTTTGCTGCAGAGGAGTATTTAAACACACACTTGCTCTCCTCAGGACTGACCTTCTTTACCATTCAGAATCTGGCTTTCACATCACTGCTCAGCTTACATCCCACGCCATTCCAATTCACCTCCACCTTTGACGACCACCCAAGCACAATGCCAATGCCACTTCACGACGACTTCTCCAGCGGCGGTTGGCTCACCAACCCAGCACAGATCGTAACTGAACCACGGGTCGAAGCTTCCGAGGTCATTGCAACTCTTTCCCACTGGTTGACTCATGGTACGAAGCCAGATGACAAGATGCTCGCGCTTGCGTGGTACCAGGATGAGAAGCAGGAGCAAGCAGTCAAGCAGCTCTTCAAGTGGCTGGGCTGCGCTGCGGTGGTAGCCGGCAGCCCTGATGGAGAGGTGACTGAAGAAGATTTCGTTCACTTGATCAAGTTTGCTCTGCTCGGGGctggcttcttcatcatgCGTGTAGAGTTTCACGAGAAGAACATACGAGACCGCTACATGTCCATCACGCGGTGAGTATATCCTTTGCAAGTGTCAATTCCAGTCTCTAATCCGACAAACAGGGACCGTTCCGTGAACACGAACATCAAGACCAAGGATAAGGACCATCACAAGCAGCAACACGCACTCGATTCCTTGTTGAGGGACAGATTCAAGTCACTGATTGATCGACCGATTACCTCGAGGTCAGAGCTCGCAAGCCTGACCAAGTTCGAGAACGCCAATCACGAGCTTGTTGCCAGTCTCCTCAAAGACACAGAGAGTTGTCTTCAGGACCTCGACAAGGTGTTGCAAACGGAGACAGCGGCTTTGCGGAGATCTTTGATGCTGGCGGAACAGGACACTGCACCTGACGGACATCGTGCGACCCCTCAGCTTCTTTTGGGGCCATGTGTGGAGAAGTCTGCGGCAGAGAGCAAGATCAAGTCCTCGCCAGAGGTTCAGCGTGTGCAGCAGGCTCCTGTGGTCGCCGACGCGAAGCCGAAGACCAAGTCGACGGGACTGAGCAGTGGGAGTGTACTtatgatgatgttgttgttggtcgCCGTTCTGGTCTTCCTGGCCTGAGGCGCACACTGGACAAGCTGTTCATTTGATGCAGAGAAAGTGTTTATTGTATTTGGGATACGGTAGATGGAATGGGTAATCTTTGTTCGAGGCATACACTTCACCTTTACATGGGTCTCTATCGCGTTAGGGGTCCACAAGGCATTCACAAGATTCAGTGGCGGTCCCAAAGAACGCTATGGTTGATCTTTGGCCGTGCTGAATATGTCGAGTGGGAACAGAAGTTGGGATCGGAACAGCTTGAACTGAGAGTGGGAGTGAAAAGGGCAGAAGGTACAGACACTGATCTTCCGCAGGGTAGTCTAGTGGCAAAAACACCACAGATAGGCACAACCAGCAAGCTTTGGCTCATGGAGACTGTTACACATCACTCGGGTTGAGTTCCAGCATCGGCCACTGCCCACCATGTCATGAACCTGTTCACGCAAGGACTGATGCCAGCTCAGCGCTGTTGCAAGAACCCGCCACGCCTGAAGGGATTGGTCCAGTAAAGTAGTGGTGATAGTGATGAAACCAGTAGCTGCTTTAAAAGGCCCGCTTGTCAACCCCCACGGCCCCTCCACCGACGGGAAACTGCATAGAGGCCACTTCAATGGCATTTCTCGGCCTTGGCAGTGGGTATGGTCGCACAGAGCAACATGGTAACGACACGGAAAGCAGCATAAGCGTTCAACCATGATGGGAACAGGAAGCGGTCAATAGACTAACAGCATCACAGTGGAGCTCCGACGGGATGAACTTCTACACTCTGGCCAGCACCTTGCTTCCATTGCTGCAAGAAGCAGTATGGTCTGACCATCTTACAACACGAGGCAGCATTAGGCCACAATGTCCTGCGAGAAGTGGCGGTTGCTCGTCGAGATGAGGCGTATTTATACACGGCGTTTGTTCACTCTACGACAGCATTCCTACTTCTTCCATCGGTCTGCCTTCGTGTCTACGCTAGGTTGTAAGACAACACCAACCTTCGAGCATACTTCTGCCGAACGATACTGCAAGCTTCCATCTGTTTCGGGAACTCCACGACACTCCAGGTACAATGCCAGTACCACTTCACCCATTCTTCTCTAGCAGTGCTCTCATTGCAACACTCTACCCGGTTCCGGTGCCCATCGGggttgaagaaggcgaatgCATCGCTGTATTCACAAATTGGATCTTCCTTGGCCATGAACCGGACTACAAGGAACTGGCATTGAAGTGGTACAACGTTCACGGTTGCGAGGAGACCGTCGAACAACTTTTCGGCTGGATCGGTTTGGGCGCAACAGCTGCAGGCGCCTCAAGCGGACCTATGGCTTATGAATCATACATGCTCTTGATGAGGCTGGCTGTACTCGGAACGGGTTTTCACGTCGATCGTGTTGCAATGGCCAGCAAATCTATGGACAAATTGTTCGTCGGCACGTGAGTTTTGCCCTCCCATGCATCGGACGATTCATTTCTAATGTTACAACCAGGAACAACACGTTGGATGCTTCACGTTCGGAACTCTATTCCGACCACTTCACGCTTACAAGAATCCTTGAGCCACTGTGTGAGAATCGGACAGCCGCGTCCGTGTTGACGGCTCTCATCAAGGACAAGCAAGACCGTGGAAATGCGACTCAGGCAACGGAAAGGGGGCTCAAGGGCGCGCAAGAGGTGTTCATTAAGCCCGAAGTGACAACGGAAGCTCAACAGCGCTCCAAATAATGCGTTGCGCTCGCTATGGATCTCGGTCTTGTCAAGTCTGTCGCTATAGCGTTCATCTCGACTATGAAATTTGCAGCATTTCTTAGCTACAGCTCTCGTGTGGCAAGGACGGAgtcaaaaaaaaaaagatcAGCCCTGCGACCACTCAATACTCTTTCAACGCTGTCCTGTATGGCAATAGCAACGGCGATGCGCAGGGACATCGTGGTTAGCTTTGAGAATGCTGACGTGTGGGAAGTAGTGACATGACTGCTTGCATCCTCTGTCCTGACTTTCTTGATACTGCTCCCAGTGTCTCCTAAATTTGCTCCTTCGCCGTCTTCCGCTTCGTGCCAGCAGTTCGCATGGGTTACCGGGAAAGATGTGAGACTGATCAGTGCCCATCGCTATCAGCTGCCGCCTCAGCTTCAAGCGTAGCAAGTCGACGAGCGATTCGCTCGGCCTCCGCCTTATTTGCCATCAACTTCTGCTCAATCTCCTGGTCGGTGAGTTTGATCATGTCAGGATCCGGCTTCACAGCACTCTGCTGCATTGGCGTCCTCATCGCTTTTGGCCCGGCTGGCGCACCAGGTACTGGAGTTCTGAGAGCAGTGTTGGGTGCTGGTGGCAAGGAGTGTGCTGGCCGCTTCCTCAACGAGCGTGGTCCGGTTGGAACTCCTGCAAATGATGCTCGATTGCCGGACTGATCATTCTTCGTCGCGAGAGGCTGTGTCGTTGGCTTGGTTGGTTCCTTTGCTGGCTGAGCACCAGGCTTGCTGTTGCTTGGTCCGTTCATGTTGGCAATGATGAAGTGGTAGCCTGTATTGGTTCTCGAAACTCGCTAACCTGATGCCCCCGACTTTTTGTGTGGACCGGATTTGCGGGAGTGCCTTGTCGTAGGTTTTCGAGTCGATGATATATAGATACCGGCAACTATCTCATAGGGTGTCAGCGGTATGTCTCGAGTCTCACATTCAGCAAACGAACCTGTACGACAGCGCAGACCGCGAGACACCAGGTCCCAGTTGGAAGTGCTAATTTCAAGGCTTGCAAATCGGCGACCACCTTCGAGTCCTGGAACTTGGAAATTCAGAGCAGATGGGTGGTCAGAAGGTACACAAGCACGAGTATTGTTGCGGCGAAGGCTGTTGATTGAGGTTCGTTCGTCGGTTCGTGCTGCGTTTTTCGATGAAGTGGTAGAAGAAGTGAAAGTTGGAACCACTCGATTGGCCGACAATATCTTACGCTCTGTACATTCACCCGTGAGTTGAGGTGAATGAGCGTGACGTCGGGTGGCTTGTGCTACTGCGCATGCAGCAGCATATGCCGTGAGAACAGCGTCGAAACAGAGCTGTGCTCCATAGCCGCAGCCCGAGATCTTGGGAATTGCTGTTCGGCGAGAGGCAGCGAATGGCATGTGCCGTATCGAAGGGGCTGAAAGCAAGGAATAGCTGATGTGTCCGAGCGATTGTATTCCTCTCCAAAGTTGCACGGCGGCGTGTAGTAGTAGCCACTTCCCACGAACGTAGTGTCGCTCGAACTGCGTTCGGGGTTATATCGTTTCAAAGCATATTATATTGCCAAAGCGCACCTGTTCTGAGTGCACTGTTCGCTAGAATTTGGGGTCacatcagcagcagtgcaCGATTTACGTTGATGGAGCAAACCGGTTGCCCAACCACAAGCATTGCGTCGTGCAAACGTTTTTGTCTCTTGCCTGTACACAGATCATGTACGGGTGCAGGTCGGACGGGAAGTTTTCGCTCTCAGGCATATCTCAGCGACGTATTTTCGTTCCGGGGCCCAAGCTAAGTAGCTGAGATCTCTCATGATTGCTGGAGAGAAATGTGTCAGTATCCACATCTCCACTGTGTCTTTGCGGCATGATTTCGCTCCGAAGCCGAGCTCAGTGGCAGAGACCTCTCAAGCTATCCAGAGAAAGACAACCCTGCCACCGCTTCTCCAATGACACTCTGCGGCAATGTTGTGCCTGGGCTCAAGCACAGTGCCAGAGACCCTCCGATTCTTTCAGAGAAACCGCTGCGGCTTGTACTGTTTTACCAAATTTTGTCtaatcatcctcttcatccccATCGTCTCTTGCCGTCCTCGCCATCAGTCTCTCGTCTCTTAGAGCCTCAACAGCATATTCTATGCCCTGCCTGATCACTTTCCTCTCCTTCGAATTGAAAGGGGCTTTAGATTCTGGAACAACATTTTCTAGGAACCAGTCCAAACCCTTCACCATATCTGGTACAGCGTGCGCTCTGCCAAAACATTCCTCAGTTTGTTTCCCAAACGCCTCCTTTCCGTGTTTCTTGCGCAAGAGAACCAAGAGCGTGGCGAGCATGACTTCCGCGAACACCTTCGCTTTTACAGAGAGCGTCATAAACGGAAGAGGTTTTAGAAGTGTAATCCGTAGGTGGCCCTCGGACACCAGGGTAGCATAGAGTTTCGCGATGTTGTAAACGCTTTTTATCTCCAATTTTCCTTCTCCcgagtcttcatcgtcgtcgtcagcgTCAATGCGTCGGTAGACATCGTACAGCGCGAATTGCCATGCTTTAGCCATCTTGTGGCCATAGCAGAAATGTAGTCCGACCAGTGTATAGAAGTGATTGTATATTGGCTCCGCTGCTGCGAAGTGCAGCACCACACGAGGAatctcgagctgctgcttgttCTTCAAATTGAGCTTCTGGATCCGTAGTTGGGCATGCGTCGGGTCCACAGCGCCAATGATCGAGACGAAAATAGCGCGACGGACGTCGGTATTCATGCCCTGGGCCTTGGCAAGTGCATAGAAATCAACCTCTTCCGGTTCAGAGTCTGCCGCTGCATCATCCTCTCTGGCAGGAGGGGCAGTCGCGACAATGGGTTGCTCAGATGCACCATTGACCATCTTTGCAGGATCTCGCCAGGAAGCACCCACTAGCCACCATTTACCTTTCTTTTCAGAGTCTCGTATATCGGCAAGACTGATTCGGAGAGGCTCGGTCGTCTTCGTGCTCTTAATCTGGCCCAACGTCTTCTTCATGCGAGTGGTGTGTTCGATGCTGCTCACTGAGCCGGCACCCCCAGCCTTGGTGCGGTTGTTTTTGAGGTTGTGTATCGTCTCGATCATGAACTTTGTCCTTACGCTCACTTTCTCTGCACCACCTGCTGCAGTGATAGCGCGTTGAAGCAGTAACACAATGTCTTTCAGCGAGGAAGGATCATCTTGTCGCAGCTGCGTTCCGGAAATGCGAATAACTCGCAATAACAGCTCAGTATTGGCCTCCGAGAAGTTGTCGAGAAGCATGCGAATATAGTCGAAAATGACTTCACAGCCAAGCGTTTGCAGAGTGTAACTGTTCGATAGGAATGCCAGAATATTGAGCGTCTGCTTCTCGTCGGAGTCCTGGGCGTGGTAACGATCAAAAGCTTCAACCATCCCTTCCAGAAGAGGCGCGCCAAAGTCCGGGCCTGAGGTACGATacactgctgcagcaaaACCGGCAAGCAGAATCATCTCGTTGTCAGTGAGGGCCGACCGGTCACAAACGCGATTCTTAAAGAGTTCAATCAGAACTGAAGTAACATGACCGCGAGCGTTCTTTGCGTAAATTTCTTGCACGGCAGAGAGAATGGACAACATATTCGACTCGGATAGCTTGTTCATTTGCCCGTTGAGTTGTCTCTGAAGTTGTCTCAACATTTCTTCATCGTTGGACGCCGCTTTGCGCAGCGAGGGCGGAACGAATTTGCCGGAAGGAGCTGTGTGAACTGCGGGCGCGACGTACGGATTCTCGCGTTGTTTCTGCACGAATGGAGCCTtctctgcatctgcatcaTCGGATGCCAGGTCGCCGTCTGACAGCTCGTCGTCAGAGAAAGGATTCTCgatatcctcctcctcatcatcctcctcttctccatcaaTCACGTCTGCGTCGTCGCCGCTTTCGAAGTCCGCAAAGCCATCACTGCCGTCCTGCTCATCCTCGCTCCCAGGGTCCGGCACCTTCGCCGCTTTCTccgccgctttccttctcttgTTCTGCAGccagtcttcatcctcggcggCAGGGCGCTTTCTTGCTGACAGAGCGAatccatcttcatcctcactgCTCAGACCGCCACCTATTAGCCAGTCTAGCTCATCGTCTccgaccttcttcttgctctttcgtatgcccagcttcttctccaaggCCCGAATCTCTgcgtcatcctcctccaatcTAGCTTTC
Encoded proteins:
- a CDS encoding uncharacterized protein (BUSCO:EOG09261I1G) codes for the protein MSRSAFRGPKLPRELLDQVSNGRVNKRNHQQTRKERRKAERAQKRPQPTKSIAKPLKPALKKPKPAPQQQPAKEDDEEDGDDFEDFGGDDDTQSDNSSDNEDDYPAAQVVPKAVKARLEEDDAEIRALEKKLGIRKSKKKVGDDELDWLIGGGLSSEDEDGFALSARKRPAAEDEDWLQNKRRKAAEKAAKVPDPGSEDEQDGSDGFADFESGDDADVIDGEEEDDEEEDIENPFSDDELSDGDLASDDADAEKAPFVQKQRENPYVAPAVHTAPSGKFVPPSLRKAASNDEEMLRQLQRQLNGQMNKLSESNMLSILSAVQEIYAKNARGHVTSVLIELFKNRVCDRSALTDNEMILLAGFAAAVYRTSGPDFGAPLLEGMVEAFDRYHAQDSDEKQTLNILAFLSNSYTLQTLGCEVIFDYIRMLLDNFSEANTELLLRVIRISGTQLRQDDPSSLKDIVLLLQRAITAAGGAEKVSVRTKFMIETIHNLKNNRTKAGGAGSVSSIEHTTRMKKTLGQIKSTKTTEPLRISLADIRDSEKKGKWWLVGASWRDPAKMVNGASEQPIVATAPPAREDDAAADSEPEEVDFYALAKAQGMNTDVRRAIFVSIIGAVDPTHAQLRIQKLNLKNKQQLEIPRVVLHFAAAEPIYNHFYTLVGLHFCYGHKMAKAWQFALYDVYRRIDADDDDEDSGEGKLEIKSVYNIAKLYATLVSEGHLRITLLKPLPFMTLSVKAKVFAEVMLATLLVLLRKKHGKEAFGKQTEECFGRAHAVPDMVKGLDWFLENVVPESKAPFNSKERKVIRQGIEYAVEALRDERLMARTARDDGDEEDD